A genomic window from Ruminiclostridium cellulolyticum H10 includes:
- a CDS encoding isoprenyl transferase, producing MGFFNRIFPQKKLSDDFQCVPKHIAIIPDGNGRWAKKRGLPRNVGHREGSMTLKKVVIYCSNIGVKHLTIYAFSTENWKRPQSEVDALMNLLLEFLRNAERELEGSNVRIKVIGDINGLPGELQNEIARVEKFTGVNNGLNLNIALNYGSRFEILNAVRNIAQEIKNGKLSINDIDEKQLEQHLYTKGIPEPDLLIRTSGEQRISNYLLWQCAYTEFWFTDTLWPDINDRHIADAIKAFEKRNRRYGGVEN from the coding sequence ATGGGGTTTTTTAACAGGATATTTCCCCAAAAGAAATTAAGCGATGATTTTCAATGTGTCCCAAAGCATATAGCAATAATTCCTGACGGTAATGGTAGGTGGGCAAAGAAAAGAGGCTTACCCAGAAATGTAGGACATAGGGAAGGTTCAATGACGCTTAAAAAGGTTGTTATTTACTGCTCAAACATTGGAGTAAAACATTTAACAATTTATGCTTTTTCGACCGAAAATTGGAAAAGACCTCAAAGTGAAGTTGATGCACTTATGAACCTGCTTTTAGAATTTCTTCGTAATGCAGAAAGAGAACTGGAAGGAAGCAATGTCAGGATAAAGGTTATAGGTGATATTAACGGACTACCTGGGGAACTGCAAAATGAAATAGCAAGGGTTGAAAAATTCACTGGAGTAAATAATGGATTAAACTTAAATATTGCATTAAATTATGGTTCAAGGTTTGAAATACTAAATGCAGTAAGAAATATAGCCCAAGAAATTAAAAACGGAAAACTTTCAATAAATGATATAGACGAAAAACAACTGGAGCAGCATTTGTATACGAAGGGAATCCCAGAGCCGGATTTGCTGATTAGAACCAGTGGGGAGCAAAGAATCAGTAATTACCTGCTTTGGCAGTGTGCGTATACGGAGTTCTGGTTTACCGATACACTGTGGCCGGATATTAACGACAGACACATTGCTGATGCAATAAAAGCTTTTGAGAAAAGAAATCGAAGGTATGGTGGAGTAGAAAATTAA
- the rseP gene encoding RIP metalloprotease RseP: MGILLAILALSFLIIIHELGHFLVAKAFNVRVNEFSLFMGPKIFSFVRGETTYSLRLIPLGGYVKMEGEEEASDDDRAFNKKPIGVRSAIIAAGPIMNIIIAVVFAFIIMAQSGFYTNEVKTVLPGSAGEKAGIQVGDVLEKYNGKNIYQVNDLEIFAYPLTNESIDLQVRRNGESKTIHFKPDRMSGYKLGFSPKAESGSESNVVANVSNKSPAMKAGVKDGDRIVKLNGTPVKSRQDIASALDKIELNNVTITVDRNGKEIDLAPVVPMQGKNPEYYAIGVDFNHTKSGIFASLSQSVKYNISIARSIYYSIGWLFTGTVPASDLMGPVGITTTIKDVVQLGPSIMDKLLNLLSFTAMISLNLGLVNLIPFPALDGSKLVLLLVEGIRKKPLSPEREALISMIGFVFLIMLMIYATFNDILRIGRG; the protein is encoded by the coding sequence ATGGGAATTTTACTGGCTATATTGGCCTTGAGCTTTTTAATAATAATACATGAATTGGGTCACTTTTTAGTTGCAAAGGCGTTCAATGTAAGAGTTAATGAATTTTCACTCTTTATGGGTCCTAAAATCTTTAGTTTCGTTAGAGGTGAAACAACCTACTCTTTAAGGCTAATACCATTAGGCGGATACGTTAAAATGGAGGGAGAAGAAGAAGCTTCTGATGACGATAGGGCTTTTAATAAAAAACCGATAGGTGTAAGATCTGCAATTATTGCGGCTGGGCCAATAATGAATATAATTATAGCAGTTGTTTTTGCATTTATAATCATGGCTCAATCTGGGTTTTATACAAATGAGGTAAAGACAGTACTACCGGGTTCTGCCGGTGAGAAGGCAGGAATACAGGTTGGTGACGTTCTTGAAAAATATAATGGGAAAAACATATATCAGGTAAACGACCTTGAAATATTTGCATACCCGCTTACCAATGAGAGTATAGACCTACAGGTAAGAAGGAACGGTGAAAGTAAGACTATTCATTTTAAACCCGACAGGATGTCCGGATATAAGCTTGGCTTTTCACCAAAAGCTGAAAGTGGCAGCGAATCCAATGTAGTTGCAAACGTCAGCAATAAATCTCCTGCTATGAAGGCCGGAGTTAAAGATGGAGACAGGATTGTAAAACTTAATGGAACACCTGTAAAATCCCGTCAGGATATAGCAAGTGCACTTGACAAGATAGAATTAAATAACGTAACAATAACAGTTGATAGAAATGGTAAGGAAATAGATCTGGCTCCTGTAGTGCCAATGCAGGGGAAGAACCCTGAGTACTACGCAATAGGTGTTGACTTCAATCATACAAAAAGCGGTATATTTGCATCTTTAAGTCAATCAGTGAAATATAATATATCAATTGCAAGATCGATTTATTACTCAATCGGATGGCTATTTACCGGAACAGTTCCCGCAAGTGACCTTATGGGTCCTGTAGGAATAACTACTACCATAAAAGATGTTGTTCAGCTGGGCCCGTCAATAATGGATAAACTATTAAACTTATTATCATTTACTGCAATGATAAGTTTGAACCTGGGGCTGGTAAATCTTATACCATTCCCGGCATTAGACGGAAGTAAGCTGGTACTTCTCCTTGTTGAGGGTATCCGTAAAAAACCTTTGAGTCCTGAAAGGGAAGCACTAATATCCATGATAGGCTTTGTATTTCTCATAATGCTAATGATATATGCAACATTTAATGATATATTAAGAATAGGAAGAGGTTAG
- a CDS encoding phosphatidate cytidylyltransferase: protein MARTRIISGLVGLVLLIGVLYMGSVVLGIVVSIIAAIGLYEFYNSISNTKGIHPIKIVGYLSIVPLFVLGLQSTGWYNIDLGIMTGISVCLIIFVSMASIVFGHKKYNIVDACATVFGIAYIPFLMSFLIMLRNMDNGNILIWLIFIGAWGTDTLAYTFGRLFGKRKIIPEISPKKTLAGALGGILGCTLLMVIYGIVVNNYFNLDITYFTLILLGLLCGVISQIGDWAASAIKRYVNVKDFGNIMPGHGGVLDRFDSILFVAPVIYYVLALFIK from the coding sequence ATGGCAAGAACAAGAATAATAAGCGGACTGGTTGGATTGGTTTTATTAATTGGTGTACTGTATATGGGTTCAGTCGTACTGGGAATTGTAGTAAGCATTATAGCTGCAATTGGGTTATACGAATTTTATAATTCCATATCAAATACAAAAGGAATACATCCTATAAAAATAGTTGGATATTTGTCAATAGTACCATTATTTGTTTTGGGATTGCAAAGCACGGGATGGTATAATATAGACCTCGGTATTATGACAGGGATATCTGTGTGCCTTATTATTTTTGTAAGTATGGCAAGTATCGTATTTGGACATAAGAAATACAATATAGTAGATGCCTGTGCAACCGTTTTTGGAATAGCTTACATACCGTTTCTTATGAGCTTTTTAATTATGCTGAGAAACATGGATAATGGAAATATACTTATATGGCTCATCTTTATTGGTGCATGGGGTACAGACACACTTGCTTATACTTTTGGAAGGTTATTTGGAAAAAGAAAGATAATACCTGAAATAAGTCCTAAAAAAACATTGGCAGGTGCTTTAGGAGGAATATTAGGGTGTACACTGCTTATGGTTATATATGGTATAGTTGTAAATAACTATTTTAATTTAGATATCACATATTTTACATTGATTCTACTTGGCCTACTCTGTGGTGTTATATCACAAATAGGTGATTGGGCTGCATCAGCTATAAAGAGATATGTAAATGTAAAAGATTTTGGAAATATAATGCCGGGACACGGCGGAGTGCTTGACAGGTTTGACAGTATATTATTTGTTGCTCCTGTAATATATTACGTATTGGCACTATTCATAAAATAA
- the tsf gene encoding translation elongation factor Ts: protein MITAEMVRQLRERTGAGMMDCKRALTDANGDAEKAIELLREKGLSAAAKKAGRVAAEGLVEAYIHGDGRIGVLVEVNIETDFAARGDEFKQFVKDIAMQIAASKPEYVKKEDVPASVIESEKEILRAQARNEGKPEKIIDKMVEGRIEKFYAENCLLEQSFIKDPDMTVGQLVTEKIAHIGENITIRRFARFERGEGVEKKEENFADEVLKQING from the coding sequence ATGATTACTGCTGAAATGGTAAGGCAGCTCCGAGAAAGAACCGGAGCAGGAATGATGGACTGCAAAAGAGCACTCACTGACGCAAACGGAGATGCTGAAAAAGCTATCGAATTGTTGAGAGAAAAGGGTCTATCTGCCGCAGCTAAGAAAGCTGGAAGAGTTGCTGCTGAAGGTTTGGTTGAGGCATATATACACGGCGATGGAAGAATTGGTGTTCTTGTTGAAGTAAATATTGAAACAGATTTTGCTGCAAGAGGAGACGAATTCAAGCAGTTCGTTAAGGATATTGCAATGCAGATAGCTGCAAGCAAGCCTGAATACGTTAAGAAAGAAGACGTTCCTGCTTCAGTAATTGAAAGCGAAAAGGAAATATTAAGAGCACAGGCAAGAAATGAAGGAAAACCTGAAAAGATTATAGATAAAATGGTTGAAGGCAGAATTGAAAAGTTCTATGCTGAAAACTGTTTGTTGGAACAATCATTTATAAAAGATCCTGATATGACGGTTGGACAGTTGGTGACTGAGAAGATAGCTCATATCGGAGAAAATATTACAATCAGAAGATTTGCAAGATTTGAAAGAGGCGAAGGTGTCGAAAAGAAAGAAGAAAACTTTGCTGATGAAGTATTAAAGCAAATAAATGGTTAA
- the pyrH gene encoding UMP kinase — MSELKYKRIMLKISGEALAGDKGHGIDTDTVNEICDRISVVHKLGAEIAIVVGGGNFWRGRSGKGMDRTTADHMGMLATVINSLGLQDALESRDIPVRVQTAIEMRQIAEPYVRRKAVRHLEKKRIVIFACGMGNPYFSTDTAAALRAAEIDAQVILMAKNVDGIYDSDPSKNSHAIKYNKLSYQEYLNKGLCAIDLTAASFCKDNAIPTLVFGLNDPDNIIKAAKGQEIGTTIY; from the coding sequence ATGAGTGAACTAAAATATAAGAGGATAATGTTAAAAATCAGTGGAGAAGCACTTGCTGGTGATAAAGGACACGGTATTGATACTGATACGGTAAACGAAATATGTGACAGAATATCAGTAGTGCATAAATTGGGTGCTGAAATAGCTATTGTTGTAGGAGGAGGTAATTTCTGGAGAGGCAGAAGCGGAAAAGGTATGGACAGAACAACTGCCGACCATATGGGAATGCTTGCTACAGTAATTAATTCTCTCGGATTGCAGGATGCACTTGAATCAAGAGATATTCCAGTAAGAGTTCAGACCGCTATTGAAATGAGACAGATTGCAGAACCTTACGTAAGGAGAAAGGCCGTAAGGCATCTTGAAAAGAAAAGAATAGTTATATTTGCGTGCGGAATGGGAAATCCTTATTTCTCAACCGATACTGCGGCAGCACTAAGAGCAGCTGAGATAGATGCACAAGTTATCTTAATGGCAAAAAATGTGGATGGAATATATGATTCTGATCCCTCGAAGAATTCTCATGCAATAAAATACAATAAGCTAAGCTATCAAGAATACCTGAACAAGGGACTATGTGCAATTGATCTTACAGCAGCTTCTTTCTGTAAGGATAACGCAATACCTACGCTAGTTTTCGGACTTAATGACCCGGATAACATAATTAAAGCTGCAAAAGGCCAAGAGATTGGTACTACAATATATTGA
- the ispG gene encoding flavodoxin-dependent (E)-4-hydroxy-3-methylbut-2-enyl-diphosphate synthase, which yields MEDCIKRNQTKKIKVGDIFIGGDSPISVQSMTNTDTRDVKATIHQIKSLEEAGCDIVRLAILDNEAATAIGEIKKHVKIPLVADIHYDYRLAVECMKNGVDKIRLNPGNIGGNDRVRTVAGMAKERGIPIRIGVNSGSVEKRILEKFGGVTAEGMVESALAHVAMLENVDFNDIAISIKASSVPMTIAAYRLLSEKCLYPLHVGVTEAGTVYKGTIKSAVGIGCLLAEGIGDTIRVSLTGDPVEEIKVGKQILKSLDLLKEGIEIVSCPTCGRTQVNLIDIANSIEPLLEKLNKNIKVAIMGCAVNGPGEAKDADIGIAGGVNEVLLFKKGRIIRKIPQENVVEELIKEISEM from the coding sequence TTGGAAGATTGTATAAAAAGAAATCAAACCAAAAAAATAAAGGTTGGAGATATCTTCATAGGCGGAGATTCTCCAATCTCCGTTCAATCCATGACCAACACTGATACAAGGGATGTTAAGGCTACTATCCATCAAATTAAAAGTCTTGAAGAGGCTGGGTGTGATATAGTCAGATTAGCAATTCTGGATAATGAAGCTGCAACAGCCATAGGCGAGATAAAAAAGCATGTAAAAATTCCTCTAGTTGCGGATATCCATTATGATTACAGACTTGCAGTTGAATGTATGAAAAACGGTGTTGATAAAATACGTCTAAATCCAGGTAATATCGGAGGCAATGACCGAGTCAGAACAGTGGCAGGCATGGCAAAGGAGAGGGGAATTCCTATCAGAATCGGTGTTAATTCCGGTTCGGTAGAGAAGAGAATTCTGGAAAAATTCGGTGGTGTAACTGCGGAAGGCATGGTAGAAAGTGCTTTGGCACACGTAGCTATGCTGGAAAATGTTGATTTTAATGACATAGCGATTTCTATTAAGGCCTCTAGCGTACCGATGACAATAGCTGCTTACAGATTGCTCTCTGAAAAATGCTTATACCCTTTACATGTTGGAGTTACAGAAGCGGGAACAGTTTATAAGGGAACTATAAAATCAGCAGTTGGTATAGGATGCCTTCTTGCAGAAGGTATCGGTGATACTATCAGAGTTTCATTGACAGGGGACCCGGTTGAAGAGATAAAAGTTGGAAAGCAGATACTTAAGTCTCTGGATTTATTAAAAGAAGGTATAGAGATTGTTTCATGCCCTACCTGCGGTAGGACTCAAGTTAACCTTATAGATATAGCAAACAGCATAGAACCTCTACTGGAAAAGTTAAATAAAAATATCAAGGTAGCGATTATGGGATGTGCTGTAAATGGACCCGGTGAAGCTAAAGACGCTGATATTGGTATTGCGGGTGGTGTAAACGAAGTTTTACTATTTAAAAAAGGTCGTATAATCAGAAAAATTCCTCAGGAAAACGTCGTTGAGGAATTAATAAAAGAGATAAGTGAAATGTAG
- a CDS encoding MATE family efflux transporter, whose amino-acid sequence MYTNKDLLRLFFPALTEQFLSTAIGVVNTMMVSGLGAFAVSAVGIVDSINFVVMNLFVAVSTGATVTIAQHLGASNREDASKTASQAITAVLIMSIIAGLGLYIFGNQIINFLFGDAEKIVKTAARTYMICSAISYPILGLFDVCTGILRASNNFRAAMYAVVASNLVNFLVGALFIFVFDFGVLGAGIGLICARLTGTIIVAYSICKSHHLDVLRSSFKIKYKILKPVLYIGLPAGIDSLVFNGGKLLVQAIVASLGTAALAANSIAGSINSLLNIPGNAMTIVAVTVVGHYAGAGLKEELNKIMKKLMVYAMLLLGAVSLIFFPFVHHFLKLYSPAPDVASLALNITYLTLICIPVFWPAAFLLPSCLRSTRDVIFVTIVSIMSMWIVRVFGGYMLVRYTGLGLMGIWIAWCFDWVTRGIPFLERVAAKRYEKYLPKTNSEPSS is encoded by the coding sequence TTGTATACCAATAAGGATTTATTACGCCTCTTTTTTCCTGCTCTGACCGAACAGTTTCTTTCTACAGCGATAGGTGTAGTAAATACTATGATGGTAAGCGGGTTGGGGGCATTTGCAGTATCAGCAGTAGGAATAGTCGATTCAATCAATTTTGTAGTAATGAATCTGTTTGTAGCTGTTTCCACAGGGGCTACAGTTACCATAGCACAGCATCTGGGAGCTTCAAACAGAGAGGACGCATCTAAAACCGCATCTCAGGCAATAACAGCTGTTCTTATAATGTCAATAATAGCCGGACTGGGACTATACATATTCGGAAACCAGATAATAAATTTCCTTTTTGGAGATGCCGAAAAAATAGTTAAAACGGCTGCCAGAACATATATGATTTGTTCAGCTATTTCATATCCCATACTTGGACTATTTGACGTATGTACGGGAATATTAAGGGCAAGCAATAATTTCAGAGCTGCAATGTATGCTGTTGTCGCATCAAATCTGGTTAATTTTTTGGTAGGTGCTCTGTTCATTTTTGTTTTTGATTTCGGTGTACTGGGAGCCGGAATTGGCTTGATTTGTGCAAGACTGACGGGAACAATTATTGTAGCATATTCCATATGTAAGTCACATCATTTGGATGTTCTGCGTAGTTCTTTCAAAATTAAATACAAAATATTGAAGCCTGTATTATATATTGGACTTCCGGCTGGGATAGACAGTCTGGTTTTTAACGGTGGAAAGCTTTTGGTGCAAGCAATAGTTGCGTCCCTGGGAACAGCTGCACTTGCCGCAAACAGTATTGCAGGTTCTATTAACTCACTGCTGAACATACCCGGGAATGCAATGACAATAGTAGCAGTGACAGTAGTAGGTCATTATGCCGGAGCCGGGTTGAAGGAAGAATTAAACAAGATCATGAAGAAACTCATGGTTTACGCTATGTTACTGCTGGGTGCGGTTTCATTAATATTTTTCCCATTTGTACACCACTTTTTGAAGCTTTATTCGCCTGCACCGGACGTTGCAAGCCTAGCACTAAATATAACATATCTTACGCTCATATGTATACCGGTTTTCTGGCCTGCGGCATTCCTTCTGCCTTCGTGTCTGAGAAGCACAAGGGATGTTATATTTGTAACGATTGTTTCCATAATGAGTATGTGGATTGTAAGGGTTTTCGGAGGTTATATGTTGGTAAGGTATACAGGCCTGGGACTTATGGGAATCTGGATTGCCTGGTGCTTTGACTGGGTAACAAGGGGAATTCCGTTTCTGGAAAGAGTGGCTGCAAAACGTTACGAAAAGTATTTACCCAAAACAAATAGTGAACCATCTTCATAA
- a CDS encoding 1-deoxy-D-xylulose-5-phosphate reductoisomerase — protein sequence MAKIISIIGSTGSIGRQTLEAAKNLGIKVAALSANSNIDLLEKQVHEFKPDVVSVGNSELAKEMSNRLQGFGIEVLWGQDGMKRVVEHSEADTVVTSVVGTAGLIPTIHAIRHKKNIALANKETLVTAGQLVMEDAKKNNVKIFPVDSEHSAIYQCLLGNKDKQVEKIILTASGGPFRGKNIKELKNITPAQALKHPNWSMGNKITIDSATLMNKGLEVIEAKWLFQRDLDSIQVLVHPQSIIHSMVQYVDGSVMAQLGSPDMRIPIQLALTYPDRCQNNFNKLDFLKCPPLTFEEPDIDTFKCLRLAYKSLEIGGTMPAALNAANEIAVAAFLENHIGFTEIAETIEQVMQRHNVNICPCLEDIIEVDCWARTTARQLII from the coding sequence ATGGCAAAAATTATATCAATAATCGGTTCAACAGGCTCGATAGGCAGGCAAACTCTGGAGGCGGCAAAAAACCTTGGGATTAAAGTTGCAGCATTATCAGCAAATTCAAATATAGATCTTTTGGAAAAGCAGGTACACGAATTCAAACCTGATGTTGTTTCTGTAGGCAATAGTGAGCTGGCAAAAGAAATGTCAAACAGATTACAGGGTTTCGGAATTGAAGTTTTATGGGGACAGGACGGTATGAAAAGAGTTGTGGAACATTCGGAAGCTGATACCGTTGTTACTTCTGTGGTTGGAACAGCAGGTTTGATACCGACAATACATGCTATCAGGCATAAAAAAAATATAGCACTTGCAAACAAGGAGACACTTGTAACCGCAGGGCAGCTGGTAATGGAAGACGCAAAAAAGAATAATGTAAAAATATTCCCCGTTGACAGTGAACATTCGGCTATATACCAGTGTCTTTTAGGAAATAAAGACAAGCAGGTGGAAAAAATAATATTAACTGCTTCTGGAGGTCCTTTCAGGGGTAAGAATATAAAGGAGCTTAAAAATATAACACCTGCCCAGGCATTAAAACATCCCAATTGGAGTATGGGAAACAAGATAACAATTGATTCCGCTACACTTATGAACAAAGGACTTGAGGTAATTGAAGCAAAATGGCTGTTTCAGAGGGATTTGGACAGTATTCAGGTTTTAGTTCATCCGCAAAGTATAATACATTCAATGGTACAATATGTGGACGGATCGGTTATGGCTCAACTTGGTTCACCTGACATGCGAATACCGATTCAGTTGGCATTAACCTATCCCGACAGATGTCAAAACAATTTTAACAAGTTGGATTTTCTTAAATGTCCTCCTTTGACATTTGAAGAACCTGACATAGATACCTTTAAATGTCTCCGACTTGCATATAAATCATTGGAAATAGGCGGGACGATGCCTGCTGCTTTGAATGCGGCAAATGAGATTGCAGTTGCAGCATTTCTGGAAAATCATATAGGCTTTACTGAAATTGCGGAAACAATAGAGCAAGTAATGCAAAGACATAATGTGAATATTTGTCCTTGCTTGGAAGATATAATAGAAGTAGATTGTTGGGCAAGAACTACGGCAAGACAACTTATCATTTAA
- the frr gene encoding ribosome recycling factor, with protein sequence MDKELYKPIEEKMKKTINVLRDNLAGIRAGRANPAILDKLTIDYYGAPTPIQQVATVSIPEARVILIQPWEAKLLKDIEKEIQKSDIGINPNNDGKVLRLVFPALTEERRRELTKQAKKEGEESKIAIRSIRRDSIETMKAKKKSGEITEDDLKDAEKDIQNITDRYIAEIDRVIEAKDKEIMEV encoded by the coding sequence ATGGACAAGGAACTTTACAAGCCAATCGAAGAAAAAATGAAAAAAACCATAAATGTATTAAGGGACAATCTTGCTGGAATCAGAGCGGGAAGAGCGAATCCTGCAATATTGGATAAGCTCACAATAGACTATTATGGTGCACCAACTCCTATTCAGCAGGTTGCTACAGTATCTATCCCTGAAGCCAGGGTTATCTTAATTCAGCCATGGGAAGCAAAGTTGCTTAAAGACATTGAAAAGGAAATTCAAAAGTCTGATATAGGAATCAATCCTAACAATGATGGTAAGGTTTTAAGGCTTGTTTTTCCTGCATTAACAGAAGAAAGACGTAGAGAGCTTACAAAGCAGGCTAAAAAAGAGGGCGAAGAATCAAAGATTGCCATAAGATCAATCAGAAGAGATTCCATTGAAACCATGAAGGCAAAGAAAAAGAGCGGCGAAATAACAGAGGATGATTTGAAGGATGCAGAAAAGGATATACAAAATATCACTGATAGGTATATCGCTGAGATAGACAGGGTTATTGAAGCCAAAGATAAGGAAATAATGGAGGTATAA
- the rpsB gene encoding 30S ribosomal protein S2: protein MAVISMKQLLEAGVHFGHQTRRWNPKMAEYIFTERNGIYIIDLQKTVKKVDDAYFFIREIAMNGQDVLFVGTKKQAQDSIREEAERSGQFFVNNRWLGGMLTNFKTITKRINRLHQLNAMETDGTFEVLPKKEVSKLKKEMADLEKNLGGIKNMKKLPGAMFVVDPRKERNAILEAKRLGIPVVAIVDTNCDPDEVDFVIPGNDDAIRAVKLIAAKMADAVIEGRQGEQLAETPVETAEVAEEAQVAVEAAE from the coding sequence ATGGCAGTTATTTCAATGAAACAACTTTTGGAGGCAGGTGTTCACTTTGGTCACCAGACTAGAAGATGGAACCCTAAGATGGCAGAATATATCTTTACAGAGCGTAACGGTATATACATCATAGACCTTCAGAAAACAGTAAAAAAGGTTGACGATGCATATTTCTTTATCAGAGAGATAGCTATGAACGGACAGGATGTATTGTTCGTTGGAACAAAGAAGCAAGCACAGGATTCAATCAGAGAAGAAGCTGAAAGAAGTGGACAGTTCTTTGTAAACAACAGATGGTTGGGCGGAATGCTTACTAACTTCAAAACTATTACAAAGAGAATCAACAGACTGCACCAGCTAAATGCTATGGAAACAGACGGAACTTTCGAAGTTCTTCCAAAGAAGGAAGTTAGCAAGCTGAAGAAGGAAATGGCTGATCTCGAAAAGAATCTTGGCGGAATCAAGAACATGAAGAAGCTTCCGGGTGCAATGTTTGTTGTTGACCCAAGGAAGGAAAGAAATGCTATTCTTGAAGCAAAGAGACTCGGTATCCCGGTTGTAGCTATTGTTGATACAAACTGTGATCCTGATGAAGTTGATTTTGTAATTCCTGGTAATGACGATGCAATCAGAGCTGTTAAGCTTATTGCTGCTAAGATGGCTGATGCTGTTATAGAAGGACGTCAGGGAGAACAACTTGCAGAAACTCCTGTTGAAACAGCTGAAGTTGCTGAAGAAGCACAAGTAGCTGTAGAAGCAGCTGAATAA